atactagtctatagtctagatgaTACACTGGACTATAAGCTGGGGTAGACTgttcactagactatagaatgaacaTTTGTTTTTGGGTTAAATTATTTCATAAGTTAAACTGGTTGTTTAAATAGTTGCCAGGGGCCAAAGCATTTACTACATctaattacattatttacatagcGTTTTGATAatgtttgttcttgtttttgtttgttttatttcagttttatggTTTAAACTTCTTTTGCAGGTTTTGGCCTTAAACTAAGAGCTGTAAAGAAATTTGAgggaaaaaactaaacaaaacatcAGCAGATTTTTTACATGACTACACTTTTGTCTGCTCTACAAACCCCTCTAAATATTCAAGagcatatttaaataatggaaATAGACAACGAGACTgattaacaaaattgtttaatttccagagagaaaacattatttttttctgttagagaagaaatttttttagtttttcactttATTCAACGATGACAATGTAGATTTTCACTCGGgcttttaaatcattaaaagaccaaaattttaattgaatcatATAGTCGTTAGAGGGAAATGGTAAATGCTTTAATATGCCCTCTTCCAGTACCATATTATTAACGATGATGTCATGctggaaaattaattaaaattgaagaaaaatattaatagattttcaatagaaaatgctGCTTTAGAAACTTACATCATAGGGACAGGTGTGATTGATGTTACTGTGGTGCGATAAATCTTGCACTAAAGTTTTCCAGAATAAAAATCGATTAGAATTCTTCATAAATAggcaaaaatcaaaagtgtCGTTATACAGAAATGGTCGAAAGTCATTACTCTTGCGAAATAGTTGGGCACTCAACTGGAaggtaatttatatatatttatacaaaacactTTTCATCAAAACTACTACCTTCAATCTCCACCTACCGTTATGTTGTTTAAAGGTTTCTCATGCAAATTTGCATGAATATTAAGTGCAATCTTATCCCTTCCAATTACTTTCAACTGACACATTTTAAACTCAGCAAAACTTTTGTCGTAAGCTTGACATtccaattttgtaaattttataatcatACAGTTAAGCCAATCTAAATTTAGACTGATTattataactaaaattaaacacgtTCTTTGAtaaatttgcaacatttttgtgtaaaaataaatttttttcagctCATTTGTTTAAACGTACggataaaacttaaattttgtttaaaaatattattttgttgtttaaaattatgaaacgATTATAAACTCGTTAGGTCTACAGTTGAACGGGAAcagattttaacaaattacttaCTACTGACTGATTGGGGAAGGGAAATTAAACAGTAAaggtaataaatataataacagaGAAGAGAcctaat
The sequence above is drawn from the Lucilia cuprina isolate Lc7/37 unplaced genomic scaffold, ASM2204524v1 Scaffold_4134, whole genome shotgun sequence genome and encodes:
- the LOC111686155 gene encoding uncharacterized protein LOC111686155, whose translation is MIIKFTKLECQAYDKSFAEFKMCQLKVIGRDKIALNIHANLHEKPLNNITLSAQLFRKSNDFRPFLYNDTFDFCLFMKNSNRFLFWKTLVQDLSHHSNINHTCPYDHDIIVNNMVLEEGILKHLPFPSNDYMIQLKFWSFNDLKARVKIYIVIVE